The DNA segment GGATATGCTTGTAGAGAGACCGCACATGTGATCAGTTATCTTCGGGCTACCCATGAACGAGTTCACTGATAGCGTGTTGTAGTGCGAATGTATTTCGCTATACGAAGGACCGATAACTCGTGGCCGCTTACAACGCAGCGTAAGGAGAGGATTGGATAAAAAGGGTTTCCTTTAAGGGGAAATTCTTATATTGTACTTAACCTTGTTCCCTACCACCGAGACTATCGAGATGACGAGAAACAGTACCGAGGCAATTACGTTCAAGGCCATGAATGCTACTGATATTTCAAATGCCGGGGACTGTATTAAGAGTATTATTGAGAAGCCTAGCGCAAATATTAACCACCCCCCTTGCTGCAGTATGAGGAATTGCTCTTCCCTTCCTTCAATCAGATGGGTGGAGCGGGTCCTCAGTAAGCCCTGTATTTTAACCATCATTGCCATGGATACTATTAAGGTTATAATGTACGAAATCATGTATATTGAGCCCTGTATAGGGAATCCTTGCGCTATGGTATACGCTGAGGCGATGACCATGACTATTGATATTATAAAGTACACCACGCTGACTGCTAGTTGCATTCTTAGCCATCCTCTATCTACTTTTATTGTTTTAACCGTGCTCACGGCGGATCACCATCAGAACCCGTATGCTCTCTCTACGTACTTTCCTATCCTTGCCGCCTTCAAGGGCTCTAGTATTAGTGTTAGTACTATGTGAAGTACGAATCCCAGAACTAAGCCTATTATTGCTCCAGGAATTATCTCCGATATAGCAGGTATTGTAGCTATGTACCCGGCTATAAACATTGCTAGCAATCCTGCAACGTCGAATCCACTATACGCTGTGCCAGGGCCGAATTTGTACTCTTTCCTTCTAAGTAGCCTGGAGATGACGTGATAATCCGCGATGATCACGCCAGCCATGGCGGGGACGAAGCTTCCGAGAAATATTAGCCACGGTACCCAGTACTCGTATATCCCGATCGCGGCTATGATCGTTCCAGCTATGCCTGTAATCGACACAAGCAACCACCTCGGTAGGGGAATTATGTTTACCAGGGCAAGGGAACCCGTGTAGAGGTTGTTATCGTTAGTGGTCCACTGCGCAAGGGCAGCTACTATTAATGCACCTAGACCTAGGCCGAGAACCTTCATAGCAAGCGGTAGGTTAGGCGTCGAGCCGACTAGTCCTAGCTCAGCATAGTGGTACATGGTTGCAAGTAGCATTGCTACGCCGCAAAACATTATGAAGGGGTTGGCTAGTAGGAAGCCTGCCCAGATAGATCCAACTGCTACCTTTTCGTTTTTAGCATATCTCGCAATATCCGGTTGGGTTGCTGCACCTATGGCGAAGTAGCCTACAGTTATGGTTATACCCACTGCTAGCGGGATAGTCTGCGGGGGTTGCAGGGCCATGAGGGTGTCCCAGCCTCCAACCATTTGGGCTGACGCAAGCAGGCCTGCTAAGGATAGTATTACCATTAATGGTACTGCCAGATAACTTAGCACATTGATTCCCCTATACCCTACTATAGAGGTGATCATCATCATTATTCCGCCCCATATGCTTGCAACCTGCCAGTGTGTTGCGGGGTGTCCGGGTATTAACTCTTGCATGGTTAGCCCGAATAGTGCTGTTTCGTACGCGTACCAACCCGCACCATTGAGTATGAACGCTATTAGCGCGACGATCATCGATCCGTACCTCCCAAACGCATGCCTAGCTAAGACGTAAGTAGACACACCATACTTCGCGGAAGGTATCGCCACTAGCGACGAGTACAGGGCTAATATTATTGATCCTATAATTAGTGCTGTTATTGCAGTGGATATGTTCATGCCCGACCCTAGCGTCCCTCCAGCGAATAGCCCAGCTATGCATATGATGTAGCCGGAGACTATCAAGAACTGGCTTAGGAACCCTCGTCTCTCATGTAGGGGAACGCTTACCAAGGAGTAGTCTTCGAGGATCTGTACTATTTTGTGCTCTTCTTTGCTCATGTGTCAATCACACCCTTATTTATTGAGAAGGGGGGAATTTATAAATTTTAATCTCAGATCTTTATATGATCCTTATTAATATATACGAATACCTCAAACCTACTGTTGTAAACTATTTAAACCCGAAGCTATGTAACTCTATGGAGGGGGTGTTATGAAATACGAATTCGAGTTAAGTAGAGCGGCTTACATATTCCTCCACGACATGATCAAACTGAAGCCCAAAGAAAGTGTCTTAATAACCGTGGACTCTGTGGGTGACGTTAAGCTCGCGATGGAAGTAGCCAAAATGGCTGATGCGCTTGGTGGAAAAGTGCTTCTTGCGTGGCATTCTACGCCTAAAGGCTACGGGGCAGTTACCGTCGAATACTTACCAGAGCCTTTGGTTTTAGCTGCCGATAAAACAGATGTATGGGTAGAGTTCAACGTTCAGTGGCTATTATACTCTCCTATGTGGTTTAGAGCTGTAACGAACAATAGAACCCGCCAGATAATGCTAGGAGGACTGGACACGGAGAAATTCGTGAAGCTGATAGGGAGCATAAACTTCGATGTACAAAAAGCATTCCAAGATAAGCTTGTCGAGCTAACCAGGAAAGCGAGAAAGATGCGCATAAAGTGCGAAGCAGGCACCGATGTAACGTTTGAAATGGACCCTGCCTCCCCAATAACAAACGAAATAGACTACAGTACGCCGGGCGCGCACTTCTTGGTAGGTCAAATTGGCTGGGCACCCGTAGAAGAGACCGTGAATGGTAGAATAGTGTTCGACGCGTCGCTAAGCGGTGGTGAGCCAGTAGAGTTCGCACCACTACCACCCGGAGAAAGAGTAACCTTCATCGTTAAAGGAGGGTGTATAGTCGAAATAGAAGGAGGCATTGTGGCTAACATTACCAAGAAGTGGTTCGAATCGTTAAACGACCCCAACATGTACCGCCTTGCCCATGTATGTTACGGCGTTCACCCCTACGCTAAGTTAGGGCCGGTCACTGCGGAGAACGAGAGGATATGGGGGGCAATAAACTTCGGGTTTGGTTCAAGAGGGCCAATGTACGGTAAACCTTTCCAGGCCAAGAGCCACATTGACGGTGTTTGTCTTAACTGCTCGGTGTGGCTTGACGATGTACAAGTATGGGACAGCGGGAGGGTAGTACATCCAGAGTTAAAAGAGCTGGCAAGGCAACTGGGTAAAGAGTAGCCGCTTAGGGGTTTAATGGTGAAAAAAGTACTCCTCGTTGGTGCCGACCCGTACCCTCCTTACCAATTTATTGAAAACGGCGAATTGAAGGGCATAGATTACGAGGTTATTCGTGACGTGATAAACTCAATGGGCTACACAGGGGTCTTCGTAATTCAGGAATGGGGCATTATTGAAGAGCTCTTTAACCGGAAAAAGCTTGACATCGCTTTCCAGGTAACCAAGACACCTGAAAGAGAAAAGAAATGGATCTTTTCTAGCGAAAAACTAAGAGATGCTAAGGAAATCATAGTAGCATCTGAGAGGTGCCGTCACAACTTCAACGATTTAAGAGAGCTTATCGAGTACATAAAGCAGGAAGGTTTGAAATTGGGGGTAATGAGGGGCTACAGGTACGGAGAGCCCATAGATTCCCTACCAATATACTTGAAAAGCGAACATGGCACCGTCGACGAGGTGCTGAGCTCCGTAAATTTGGGGAGTATCTGCTACAGCATAATTGACCTCGGAATAGCCAAGTACTTCATTAAAAGAAAAGGGCTAACCGGGATCAAGGTATTAGAAAACCTCGGCATAACGAGGGCGCTCTACGTGATTTTCAATGACACAGCCTTAAGGGATGAATTCGACCAGCACATAAAACTATATAGAGAAGAGCTGTACAACAAGTACTTCAAAAAGTACCTCGCATAACACCCATTCATGTATTTTTTATTCTCCCTTCTTCGGAGGCTTTTTACGATACACTAATTTCACCGGGGTATCCCCTATTTCGTTTAAGTTTAACTTGACGGCAGGGAGAGATCGCTT comes from the Desulfurococcaceae archaeon genome and includes:
- a CDS encoding cytosine permease; its protein translation is MSKEEHKIVQILEDYSLVSVPLHERRGFLSQFLIVSGYIICIAGLFAGGTLGSGMNISTAITALIIGSIILALYSSLVAIPSAKYGVSTYVLARHAFGRYGSMIVALIAFILNGAGWYAYETALFGLTMQELIPGHPATHWQVASIWGGIMMMITSIVGYRGINVLSYLAVPLMVILSLAGLLASAQMVGGWDTLMALQPPQTIPLAVGITITVGYFAIGAATQPDIARYAKNEKVAVGSIWAGFLLANPFIMFCGVAMLLATMYHYAELGLVGSTPNLPLAMKVLGLGLGALIVAALAQWTTNDNNLYTGSLALVNIIPLPRWLLVSITGIAGTIIAAIGIYEYWVPWLIFLGSFVPAMAGVIIADYHVISRLLRRKEYKFGPGTAYSGFDVAGLLAMFIAGYIATIPAISEIIPGAIIGLVLGFVLHIVLTLILEPLKAARIGKYVERAYGF
- a CDS encoding transporter substrate-binding domain-containing protein yields the protein MKKVLLVGADPYPPYQFIENGELKGIDYEVIRDVINSMGYTGVFVIQEWGIIEELFNRKKLDIAFQVTKTPEREKKWIFSSEKLRDAKEIIVASERCRHNFNDLRELIEYIKQEGLKLGVMRGYRYGEPIDSLPIYLKSEHGTVDEVLSSVNLGSICYSIIDLGIAKYFIKRKGLTGIKVLENLGITRALYVIFNDTALRDEFDQHIKLYREELYNKYFKKYLA